Proteins encoded by one window of Cheilinus undulatus linkage group 13, ASM1832078v1, whole genome shotgun sequence:
- the LOC121519715 gene encoding UDP-glucuronosyltransferase 1A5-like gives MESMPVQRVCGVLVLLGVCLVSFTPCCDGGNILVFPLDWSHWINMKILLVELHTRGHNITVIRPSNSWYIDEKSPLYTSISFPTKETETPIDDYIKKNIMVQREGASLITILKLIQNLFAVLFEIHTIWVDMIGNILDDKNAVQSLLDAKYDLVLTDPATVAGLVLAKHLKLPSVLNVRWIPAGDGHYVIAPSPLSYVPSLGSGLTDKMTFIQRVKNFFYHGVIEYQQRFVLGPRYESLCDKYVEGGCSVTSLLQDADIWLFRSDFVFDFPRPTMPNVVYMGGFQCKPAQPLPADLEDFVQSAGEHGVIIMSLGSVVDALPEDLADAFARVFAKMPQKVIWKHKGKTPSTLGNNTLMVDWMPQKDLLGHPQTKAFVAHGGTNGVQEAIYHGVPVLGIPVFFDQYDNLLRLQERGAGKILDLAYANEQSFEQMLKEVLYQDSYRQNIQRLSRLHRDQPLAPMDQAVFWVEYVIRHKGAPHLRTEAYKMPWYSYHSLDVLLVLMTAVTVLLLSALAVLRFLCCRRRRKSKTKQH, from the exons ATGG AGTCCATGCCGGTTCAGCGTGTTTGTGGAGTATTGGTGTTACTCGGTGTATGTTTGGTGTCATTCACTCCATGCTGCGATGGAGGAAATATCCTGGTGTTTCCTTTAGACTGGAGTCACTGGATCAACATGAAGATCCTGCTGGTAGAGCTCCACACCAGGGGACACAACATCACAGTGATCAGACCCTCCAACAGCTGGTACATCGATGAAAAGTCACCTCTCTATACCTCTATTAGCTTCCCAACCAAAGAAACAGAGACTCCTATTGATGATTACATAAAGAAGAATATAATG gtgcagagagagggagcatcTTTAATCACTATCTTAAAACTCATTCAGAATCTTTTTGCTGTTCTTTTTGAAATTCATACAATATGGGTTGATATGATTGGCAATATCTTAGATGATAAAAATGCGGTCCAAAGCTTACTGGATGCCAAATATGATCTAGTTCTCACTGACCCAGCCACTGTAGCAGGATTGGTATTAGCTAAACATCTCAAACTGCCCTCAGTGCTCAATGTTCGCTGGATCCCTGCAGGAGATGGACACTATGTGATCGCCCCCTCACCCCTCTCCTATGTCCCATCCCTTGGATCAGGATTGACAGACAAAATGACCTTCATCCAGAGGGTCAAGAATTTTTTCTATCATGGTGTTATTGAATACCAGCAGAGATTTGTACTAGGGCCACGCTATGAATCCCTCTGTGATAAATACGTTGAAGGTGGATGCAGCGTCACCTCACTCCTTCAAGACGCAGACATTTGGCTGTTCAGatcagattttgtttttgattttcctCGACCCACAATGCCAAATGTCGTCTATATGGGAGGGTTTCAGTGCAAACCAGCTCAGCCTCTGCCAGCAGACCTGGAGGACTTTGTTCAGAGTGCAGGTGAGCACGGAGTCATCATCATGTCTCTGGGATCCGTGGTTGATGCTTTGCCTGAAGACCTTGCAGATGCATTTGCCAGGGTCTTTGCCAAGATGCCCCAGAAG GTGATCTGGAAGCACAAAGGAAAGACACCCTCTACTCTGGGCAACAACACCCTCATGGTGGACTGGATGCCCCAGAAGGACCTCCTGGGCCACCCTCAGACCAAAGCCTTTGTAGCTCATGGAGGCACCAATGGAGTCCAGGAAGCCATCTACCACGGGGTCCCTGTTCTCGGCATACCGGTGTTCTTTGACCAGTATGACAACCTGCTACGCCTGCAGGAGAGAGGAGCGGGAAAGATCCTGGACCTAGCTTATGCCAACGAGCAAAGCTTTGAGCAAATGCTCAAGGAGGTGCTCTATCAGGACAGctacagacagaacattcagaGGTTGTCCCGTCTGCACAGGGACCAGCCGCTGGCACCCATGGATCAGGCTGTATTCTGGGTGGAGTATGTGATACGCCATAAAGGGGCTCCTCACCTTCGTACAGAGGCCTATAAGATGCCCTGGTACTCATACCACTCTTTAGATGTACTGCTAGTATTGATGACAGCAgtgactgtgctgctgctctCAGCTTTAGCAGTTTTAAGGTTTCTATGCTGCAGACGCAGAAGGAAGTCCAAAACCAAACAACACTGA